In the Terriglobales bacterium genome, CTCGCCGAAGCCGACGAGTTGATCCGTCTCGCGCAGCGCACCGGGCGCATCGGCATGGTGGGACACCTGGAGCGCTTCAACCCGGCGGTGCGGGCCACGGCCGCGCTGGTGAACTCGCCCATGTTCTTCGAGGTGCACCGGCTCAGCGTGTTCACACCGCGCTCGCTGGACGTGGATGTGGTCCTCGACCTGATGATCCACGACCTCGACATTGTCCTCAGCTTCGTGCGCTCCCCGGTGAAGGAGGTCCGCGCCGTCGGCCTGCCGATTCTTTCCTCCAAGGTGGACATCGCCAACGTGCGCATGGAATTCGATTCCGGCTGTGTGGCCAACTTCACCGCCAGTCGCGTTTCGACCGAGCGCGTGCGCAAGCTGCGCTTCTTCCAGCCGCACCAGTACATCTCCGTGGACTATTCCCGGCAGGACGTGCTGGTGTTCACCGTAGACCCGGCGGCTGCAGCCACCGCTCCCGCTGAGGAAACCGGCCTGCCGTTCACCAACCCCGGCATTGCGGTGGCTCGCCCCGAGGTGGTTCGCGAGGAACCCCTGCACGCCGAGCTGCGCGCCTTCCTGCGCGCCGTGCGCGAGCGCTCCCGCCCCCAGGTGCCGCTCGAAGAAGGCCGGCGCGCCTTGTCCCTGGCCCTGGAAATCCTGGAAGTCATCCGCCAGCACGGCCGCCGCATCCAACTGGAAGGCGTACCCGGACAGGGACGCTGATCCCACGTCCGCGCCAAAAGGCGGGCGCAGACCATGGGGCAGCGTCGGCAAAGCCCGGTGGCGAACCGGTTCCCTCCCGTCCCTGCCGCCGGGCAGCCCTGCGCCGGGAGTGAGACAATAGAACTCGCGGCTTCGGAAGGGCACGGCTCGGTAGGTCGGACCTTCAGGTCCGACTCGCGAAGCGACCGTGCCGTTCAGGCAGCTCGAGCAACGGCTTCGCCCCTGGGGTAAGAGGCTCCAACCCTTGGCCACGCGCTACATCATCCCGGTGCCTTCGGAAACGGCGACCAGCCGGGAGCCGTCCGTCCGCTCGCCGCTGCCCCCCCTCGAAGTCCCTGCCCTGCTGCTGGAACTCGACGACGAGCGCACCCGCGCCCGCCGCCGCGAGGGCATGCTGATCTCGGTGATCGCGCATCTGGTGGCGATGATGGCCATCGTGCTCTTGCCGCCGCTTCTGCCCCAGTCGCGCGGCATCAACGTCGCCACCACCGAAGATCTGCTGCGCAACAAGGAACTCACCTACCTCGAGCTTCCGCCCGATTCGCAAACGCCACCGGCAAAACCGCCCGACACCAAGATCATCTCCGACAAGGACCGCATCGCCACCTCGCGCGCTCCGGTGTTGGACAAGAAAACACTGGACGAGCTGCGCGATAGCCGCCGCCCGGGACCGCCGGGAGCGAGCGCGCCACCTGTTCCTCCGGCTTCCGCGGTCCTGCCCCAGATGGGCGCCGGCGCGGCTCCGCCTGCTCAGTCCGGTCCTGACCAGACTCCGCAGGGAACTGAGGTAGCCAGCCTGCAAACCCCGCCCATGATGCGTGGAAGCGGCGTTTTCGGCGCCGGACGCTCCGCCGGCTCCACGATCGAAGAGGCGGCGCGGGCCGCTGCGGCCCGTGGCGGCGCCGGCGGATCGGTGGGCGCCGGGGGCGACTACGGCCTGGGGCCAGGGTCGCCGGCCAAGGTGCGCAGCGACCTCGACATCATGAGCGACACCATGGGCGTGGACTTCGGTCCCTACCTCTCCCGGGTCCTGCTCTCGGTGCGCCAGAACTGGTACAACCTTGTTCCCGAGGCTGCGCGGCCACCGCTGATGAAGAGCGGCAAAGTCTCCATCCAGTTCGCTATCCTGAAGGATGGCAGTGTGGCCGGCATGCGCCTGGCACAGACTTCCGGCGACGTCTCGCTGGACCGCGCCGCTTGGGGCGGCATCACCGCTTCCAATCCCTTCCCGCCCCTTCCCGCCGAGTTCCGCGGCAATTACCTGGAACTGCGCTTCCACTTCTATTACAACCCGGGCCGCAACGAGATGCGGTAAGGCATGCAGGCGGAACGGCGGGAAGCCATCGGGTTGATTCTGGTCGCTCTGCTCGTCCTGGCCTTTGTGCTGCTGCGCTACGGCGGCAGCATCCCGTGGGGCGCGCGTTGACCGCTGAAGCAGCCGGAGGAAAGCGCGACCCCTTGCTGGTTGCCGTGGTCGGACCCACGGGCAGCGGCAAGAGTGCGTTGGCGGCGGCCCTGGCGGAGCGCTTCCACGGAGAGATCGTCAACTGCGATTCGGTCGCGTTCTACCGCGAGTTCGAGATCGGCACGGCCAAGCCGTCGGCGGAAGAGCGCCGTCGCGCGCCGCATCATCTCCTGGATGTGGTCGGGCCCACCGAGTACATCACCGCCGGCGATTATGCGCGACGCGCTCGTGCCGTGCTCGCCGAGATCCGCAGCCGCGGGCATCTGCCCATCGTGGCGGGCGGCTCCGGGCTCTACCTGCGGGCGCTGCTCGAAGGATTGTTTCCCGGCCCCCCGCGCTCGGAAGCGCTGCGCGAGCGCCTGCGCGCTAGCGCCCGCAAGCACGGCTCGTCCCATCTGCACCGCATGCTGCGGCGGCTGGATCCTGCGGCCGCGGAAAAGATCCACCCTAACGACGCACCCAAGCTGATTCGCGCCCTCGAAGTCTGCCTGGAAGCCCGCAGCAAGATGACCGACCTCTGGCGCCGGGGTCGCGATCCGCTCACCGGCTTTCGCGTGTTGCGCATCGGCCTGAACCCGGAACGCAACGCGCTTTACGCCCGCATCAACCGGCGCGCGAAACGCATGTTCGAGCAGGGCCTGGTGGAAGAAACCCGCCGCCTGCTCGAGACCTACGGTGAAGCCGCTCGTCCCCTGGGTTCACTCGGTTACCGGCAGGCGGTACAACTCCTGCGCGGTGAAATCGACCCCAAGCTGGCGGTCTGGGCCACGCAGCAGGCGCACCGCAATTACGCAAAACGCCAGTTGACCTGGTTCCGTCGTGAACCCGATGTGCACTGGCTCTGCGGGTTTGGGGATGAGGGGAGCGTGCGAGACGAAGCCGTGCGCATTGTTGAGGCGGCAACTCGCGATAGGCAATAAGCGATCGGCCTTTGGCTTTGGTCTCCTGGCTGTGGCTCACGTTTGCTGTTGCTGCTCATTGAGGATCTCCGCCCAGGCTAGGTAGAGAAGCTGCGCGAAGTCATCGCGGTCGGCGCGGTACTCGGCCAGATAGCCCCCGGGCGGACGAGGCGGAAGGGCGATCCGATCGATTTCATGAACGATATGCATGTCGTCGCTCATTCTCTGACTCCCATGACCGATTCGCCCTTCCTGCCCATCCCACGTCCGCAGTTCTACCCCTTGGCCAGGCCCAGGCGTTTGCCGGTTTCAACAAAGGCCTTGAGCCGCGTGGCAAGCAGGTCGTTCCAGCCGCCGGTGTAATTGGCACGGGTCTGTTCAGTGACTTCGCCGATGGCGCGGTGCGAAAGCTTGAGTCGCGTTCCTTTGCCATCGGGTTCCAGTTCGTAGCCAATGACGCCACTCACCGCGCCGCTCATTCCCATCGGCCCGGAGAGCGTCAGCTTGTGGTCGCGCTCGATGGCGGTTACCACGGCCCACAGGGCGCCGTCGCCTTCCTGCCAGACTTCGTAGAGCCGGCCGCCGATCTCCGGCTCTAGCACGATGCTTCGAGCGTTCTGGTTGAGCAGGTACGGCGCACCCCACCAGGCAGCGATGTCCTTCGTTAATGCTTCAAAGACGCGCTTCGGCGGGGCCCCAATGTGCACTTCCTGCTCGATGTGGATGGATTGCGGCGCGACCGGCATTTCGCTTACCCGCGCCGCCGCTTTTCCGGCTGCTGCACTCATGGCTTCTTCTCCTTGTTCGAGTTCGGCGCTGCGCTTCAGCCGCAGGAGGGACGATGCCCAGTGCGCCTCGTACGGACTGATCCAGCGCTCGTAAATGCGTTGCAGAGGCACGGCGTTGAGGTGGTTCCAGCGCTCGCGGCCGCGTCGCCGTACCACGATCAGGCCGGCCCGCTCCAGCACGCGCAAGTGCTTCATGACTGCGAAGCGCGTAACCCGGAAGCGGGCGGCCAGTTCGCCGGTCGTGCGCGGCCGCAGCTTCACCAGGTCCAGCAGGCGCCGGCGCGTCGGGTCGCTCAGCGCCTTCCAGACCGGGGTCAAACCGTCTCTCGTAGCTTGCCTCATATGTGACCATATGGTCACATATGAGATGCGCCGGTGTCAAGCCGGTTGCGGGAAAATTTTCTCCGGCAAAACCACCCTTCTCGGCGCCGGTTCTTGGCTCCTGGCCCTTGGGCTTTGCCTTGCTGCCTGTCGCACGTTTGCCCGAAACCAAAGAGACACGGTACGGATTCGGTTTTTCTCTGTTATGTTCACGGTGATGCGCGTCCGGCTGGCTGCCCTGCTCTTCCTCCTGCTGGTCCCCTCTTCGCTTGCGCGCGACAAGTTCCAGCAATCGGCCCCGGTGCGGCTCACTCGCGGCGGCGAAAAGTGGGCCGAGCGTACCTTGCGCAAGATGTCGCTCGAGGAGAAGGTCGGCCAGCTGTTCATGCTCAAGGCGCCGGCCCAGTTCCTGAACCTCGAAAGCCCGGAGTACCTGGCCCTGCGCGACGCCATTGACCGCTACCACGTGGGCGGATTCCTGCTCACCGTGCGCTCGGAAAACGGCATGGTCTACCGCAACCAGCCCTACGAGGCGGCCATGTTCACCAACCAGTTGCAACGCGAAAGCGACGTGCCGCTGATATTCGCCGCCGACTTCGAGCGCGGCCCCTCCATGCGTTTCGACGGGACCACGCCCTTCCCGCACGCCATGGCCTTCGGCGCCGCCGGGCGCACCGAATACGTCGACGCCTTCGCGCGCGTGGTGGCGGAAGAGTCCCGCGCGCTCGGCGTAGTGTGGAACTTCTTCCCGGTGGCGGACGTGAACTCCGAACCCTCCAATCCCATCATCAACACGCGCGCTTTCGGCGAGGATCCGGAGCAGGTAAGCCGCCTTGTCACCGCCTACATACGCGCTGCGCGCGACAGCGGACTGCTGACCACCGCCAAGCATTTTCCGGGACACGGCGACACCCAGACCGACTCCCACATCGGGGCGGCCAGTGTCACTGGCGATCGCGACCATCTGGAACGCGTGGCACTGGCGCCGTTCCGCCGCGCCATCGCTGCCGGCGTCGATTCCATCATGGTGGCGCATGTCACGGTGCCGGCGCTCGACTCCGCGACCGACCGGGTGGCCACCACCTCGCCCGCCGTAGTGACCGGCCTGCTGAAAGGGCAACTCGGTTTCCACGGAGTCGTGGTCACCGATGCCATGGAGATGAGCGCCGTCACGCGCCTTTACGGAGGTGGGAACGGCCACGACCCCGGCCGGGCGGCCGTGGATGCCGTCAAGGCCGGCCAGGACCTGATCACCATACCCGCGAATATCGACGCATCCTATCGCGCCCTGCTGGATGCCGTTCGCAGCGGCGAGATATCGGAGGACCGCATTGATGCCAGCGTGCGCAAGCTGCTGCGCCTGAAGGCGTCGGTCGGCCTCGACCGGGCCAAGCTGGTGGACATCCACCAGCTCTCGCGCCTTGTCGCCCGGCCCCAGAGCCTGGCACTGGCGCAGGAGATCTCCGATGCGGCCGTTACCCTGGTCCGCTCGAACGGCACGCTGCTGCCGCTGCGGGCCGAAGGTTTCCGTACCGCACCCGCTTCTGCACCGGAAAGCGATGGAACCGCGCCCGGCCCGGCAGCGTATTCAACCCTAGGGAGTGGCGCGCGCCTGCTGGTCGTAATCTTTGTGGACGACCTGCGCAGTGAGTACGGCCGCGTCTTGCAGCGCGAGCTTCGCGCCCGCGTCCCCCAGGCTGAGGTGATCTTCGTGGACTTGCGGACGGCAGCCGCACTCTCTCCGCGCCTGTTGCAATCGGCGGAACAGGCCACTGCCGTGGTCGCGGCGGTATTTGCCACGCCCACCGCCGGGCGTCGCGTGCTGATGAACGGACATTCGGTCAACTCGGTTTCCCTGGCGGAAGCACCCGCACGGCTGATGCAGGAACTCTTGCAGCGCGCCGGCGAACGTACGGTGCTGGTAGCGCTGGGTAACCCTTATCTGGCGGCGGACTTCCCTGTGCTGGCGAACTATCTCTGCACCTATTCCGGCGTCCCCACTTCGGAAGTCAGTGCCGTCAAGGCCCTGTTCGGCGAGATTCCCGTCCGTGGCCGCCTTCCGGTAACCATACCGGGCGTAGCGGCTCGCGGCGCCGGCATCGACCTGGGACCGCCGCCGCAAGCGGCGGCAGTCGCCCCACCCACCGTCCACCACTAATGTTAGGAAGGAGCGCTCTTATGACATCGCAATCCCACCCCAAGGCCACGGCGGTGCTGCTCTCCGGCGTCATGCTGTTCGTCTTGTTGCTGGCCGGGTGCACCATGACCGTGCAGGACGAGAAAGGCGAAAAGACCAAGAGCGTCGAGATCACCACGCCCGTGGGCGAGCTCCAGGTCCGCAAGGACAAGTTCGATATCGCGCAAGTCGGCCTGGCGCCTTATCCCGGCGCGCGCGAAGCCGAGAGCGACCAAGACAATCCCGACCGCGCCACCGTCTCCATCGCGACCTCGCTCTTCGGATTGAAAGTGATCGCCGGCAGCTTTGAGACCGATGACGAACCCCAGCAGGTATTAGAGTTCTATCGCAAGGAGCTGGCGAAACACGGCAAGGTAACAGAGTGCCGCGGCAACATCGATTTCCGTGACGATGGCGACGAAGTGATCTGCAAGCCGGAACGCGGCAAGGATCACGACCAGGTCGAGCTGGTGGCCGGCAGCAAGAGCAAGTTCCGCGTGGTCGGGGTCCACCCCAAAGGCAAGGGAACCAAGTTCGGAGTTGCACTGGTGCAACTGCGCGGCGAACGAGAGACCATGTAGCCGCCTTGCGCCCCGCCCTGCCGTGCGGTAACTTGACTGCCTCGTGGAACATCCTTGCCCTCAATGTGGAGCGCCCATCGAAGCCGGCGTTCCCTTTTGCGGCCAGTGCGGCGCGCCGCAGATCCGGGTAACGCCAACGCCCGAGGCCGCGTTACCGCCACCTGCTCCATCGACCGTTCCGACCCCGCAGGTCCATTCCCCCGAGACTCTTCCCGCGCCAGCCACCGCCCCAGGGCGCATTCAGTGGGGGCGCGCGCTTCCCCTGGCGGCACTGACCGGCGCCATGGCCGGCGTGCTCTCGGTCATTCCTTTTGTCAGCCTGGGCTGCTGCTTGTGGATGCTGGGTGCTGGCGCGCTGACCGTGGTGCTCTATCGCGAGCGCGCCCACTCCGACGTCTCCCCCGGCATGGGTTTTCGTCTGGGAGCTCTCACCGGCCTCTTGAGCTACGTTGTGTATGTAGTCTTTTTCGGCCTCATGCAGGTGATGCGTGGCCGCCAGTTCCGCGCCGCCTTCCGCCAGCAGTTGGAGAAGGCCGCTGCCGCCAACCCCGATCCCGCCGTGCGCCAGATGGTGGAGCGCATTTCCACCCCCGAGGGCATGGCCACAGTCATCACCATCATGCTGGCGGTGTTTCTGGCCGTGTTCGTTCTGTTCGCGGCCGCCGGGGGAGCCTTGGGAGGATCGCTCTTCGGACGGCGTGAGCAGAGATAAGTTCATGTGTTTCATGTAGTTACCGTGCCATCGCCGATTTCTGCACCCGCCAGGCCTGTCTGGCTCGCCATCCCCGCGGACCCGCCGCTTGCGACACTTGCCAAGGGCCGCGTATGATTTTGCCCCTTGCGCCTGCCCCCGAGGCGCTTGGCACGCACCGATTTCACAATCACTTATGAGCGCCCAGCCCGCGCGAACCCGCGCCCACTCGCATCGCGAAACCCAACTGATGTCTGCCTCTGAGATCGATCGCACGCTTGTCCGTCTGGCCCACGAAATCGTGGAGAAAACCAGCGGTGTCCAGAACCTGGGCTTGGTGGGAGTCAAGCGACGCGGAGTGCCGCTGGCGCAACGGCTGGGAAAACTGATTCAGCGCATCGAGCGGGTGAAGCCACCGGTGGGCAGCCTGGACATCGCGCTCTATCGCGACGACCTCACGCAGGTGGCTCCCAAGCCCGTGGTGCAGAAGGCTGAGATCGGCTTCGACGTCGGCGGCATGGACATCATCCTGGTGGACGACGTGCTGTTCACAGGTCGCACGACGCGGGCCGCCATGGATGCTCTATTCGATCACGGCCGTCCCCGCCGGGTGCAGCTCTGCGTGCTGATGGATCGAGGACATCGCGAGCTGCCTATCGAGGCGGCCTTCATCGGGCGGCGCATCGAAACCTCGCTCCAACAGGTGGTCAAAGTCAACCTCAGCGAGGTGGATGGCTCCGACAAGGTCATCCTGGTGGAGATGCCGCCGCGGTGAACACCAACAGTCATCCTGTTGCCCTCCGCCGCGGATTGCGTTCGCTACTCGATATAGAACACCTGCCGGCGGAGGAGATCCAGTTCCTGCTGCGCCTCGCGCGCCGCATGGTTCCCGGGCGTGCCCGTCCCCTGCTGCGCAATCGCCGCATTGCGCTCCTCTTCTATGAAGCTTCCACCCGCACCCGGGTGAGTTTTGAGTTTGCGGCCAAGGCGTTGGGGGCCACCCTCAGCGTGATTCACGCCCAGTCCTCCAGCATTGAGAAGGGCGAATCGCTGGTGGATACCGGCTACACCCTGCGCGCCACAGGCGCCGACGCCATCGTCATTCGGCATCGCGCGGCTGGAGCGCCGTATCTGCTGGCGTGCCATCTGGACATTCCCGTCATCAATGCCGGGGATGGCATGCACGAGCACCCTTCGCAGGCCCTGCTCGATGCCTTCACCATGCTGCGCCACCGGAAATCGCTCTCCGGCCTCCGCGTGGCCATTGTGGGCGACGTGTATCACAGCCGCGTGGCGCGCTCCAATGCTCACCTGCTGAGCAAGCTCTCTGCCCAGGTGACCCTGTGCGGCCCACCGGAACTCGCCCCCGAGGTGGCCTCCACCCTCGCTCCCGGAGTCCGCGTGACCCGCCACATGGAAGACGCGTTGCGCGGCGCGGATGTGGTCATGATGCTGCGCGTTCAGAAGGAACGCCTGGCCGGCCAGTCGATCAAGGTGGCGGACTATGTCGCTGGCTATCAGTTGACGCCCGAGCGCCTCAAACTTGCCCGGCGGGATGCCCTGGTCATGCACCCGGGACCCATGATCCGAGGCATGGAACTCACCAGCGAAGTGGCCGACGGTTCGCAGTCCGCTATCCGCGAGCAGGTGCAAAACGGTGTCGCCATGCGCATGGCCATCCTGGCGCGCTCCCTGGGAGCAGCGAAATGAAGAATCAGCCGCG is a window encoding:
- a CDS encoding TonB family protein, translating into MATRYIIPVPSETATSREPSVRSPLPPLEVPALLLELDDERTRARRREGMLISVIAHLVAMMAIVLLPPLLPQSRGINVATTEDLLRNKELTYLELPPDSQTPPAKPPDTKIISDKDRIATSRAPVLDKKTLDELRDSRRPGPPGASAPPVPPASAVLPQMGAGAAPPAQSGPDQTPQGTEVASLQTPPMMRGSGVFGAGRSAGSTIEEAARAAAARGGAGGSVGAGGDYGLGPGSPAKVRSDLDIMSDTMGVDFGPYLSRVLLSVRQNWYNLVPEAARPPLMKSGKVSIQFAILKDGSVAGMRLAQTSGDVSLDRAAWGGITASNPFPPLPAEFRGNYLELRFHFYYNPGRNEMR
- a CDS encoding glycoside hydrolase family 3 protein, encoding MFTVMRVRLAALLFLLLVPSSLARDKFQQSAPVRLTRGGEKWAERTLRKMSLEEKVGQLFMLKAPAQFLNLESPEYLALRDAIDRYHVGGFLLTVRSENGMVYRNQPYEAAMFTNQLQRESDVPLIFAADFERGPSMRFDGTTPFPHAMAFGAAGRTEYVDAFARVVAEESRALGVVWNFFPVADVNSEPSNPIINTRAFGEDPEQVSRLVTAYIRAARDSGLLTTAKHFPGHGDTQTDSHIGAASVTGDRDHLERVALAPFRRAIAAGVDSIMVAHVTVPALDSATDRVATTSPAVVTGLLKGQLGFHGVVVTDAMEMSAVTRLYGGGNGHDPGRAAVDAVKAGQDLITIPANIDASYRALLDAVRSGEISEDRIDASVRKLLRLKASVGLDRAKLVDIHQLSRLVARPQSLALAQEISDAAVTLVRSNGTLLPLRAEGFRTAPASAPESDGTAPGPAAYSTLGSGARLLVVIFVDDLRSEYGRVLQRELRARVPQAEVIFVDLRTAAALSPRLLQSAEQATAVVAAVFATPTAGRRVLMNGHSVNSVSLAEAPARLMQELLQRAGERTVLVALGNPYLAADFPVLANYLCTYSGVPTSEVSAVKALFGEIPVRGRLPVTIPGVAARGAGIDLGPPPQAAAVAPPTVHH
- a CDS encoding Gfo/Idh/MocA family oxidoreductase, which produces MSASTTKTRVAVVGVGAFGRNHARVYRELAEQDGNVELVGIIDSNPSHAAAVAAEFSTRRFNSLEELRGEVDAASVAVPTVAHLEVARALMEAGIDVLIEKPVATSLAEADELIRLAQRTGRIGMVGHLERFNPAVRATAALVNSPMFFEVHRLSVFTPRSLDVDVVLDLMIHDLDIVLSFVRSPVKEVRAVGLPILSSKVDIANVRMEFDSGCVANFTASRVSTERVRKLRFFQPHQYISVDYSRQDVLVFTVDPAAAATAPAEETGLPFTNPGIAVARPEVVREEPLHAELRAFLRAVRERSRPQVPLEEGRRALSLALEILEVIRQHGRRIQLEGVPGQGR
- a CDS encoding metalloregulator ArsR/SmtB family transcription factor, with the protein product MTPVWKALSDPTRRRLLDLVKLRPRTTGELAARFRVTRFAVMKHLRVLERAGLIVVRRRGRERWNHLNAVPLQRIYERWISPYEAHWASSLLRLKRSAELEQGEEAMSAAAGKAAARVSEMPVAPQSIHIEQEVHIGAPPKRVFEALTKDIAAWWGAPYLLNQNARSIVLEPEIGGRLYEVWQEGDGALWAVVTAIERDHKLTLSGPMGMSGAVSGVIGYELEPDGKGTRLKLSHRAIGEVTEQTRANYTGGWNDLLATRLKAFVETGKRLGLAKG
- the pyrR gene encoding bifunctional pyr operon transcriptional regulator/uracil phosphoribosyltransferase PyrR, with the protein product MSAQPARTRAHSHRETQLMSASEIDRTLVRLAHEIVEKTSGVQNLGLVGVKRRGVPLAQRLGKLIQRIERVKPPVGSLDIALYRDDLTQVAPKPVVQKAEIGFDVGGMDIILVDDVLFTGRTTRAAMDALFDHGRPRRVQLCVLMDRGHRELPIEAAFIGRRIETSLQQVVKVNLSEVDGSDKVILVEMPPR
- a CDS encoding aspartate carbamoyltransferase catalytic subunit is translated as MNTNSHPVALRRGLRSLLDIEHLPAEEIQFLLRLARRMVPGRARPLLRNRRIALLFYEASTRTRVSFEFAAKALGATLSVIHAQSSSIEKGESLVDTGYTLRATGADAIVIRHRAAGAPYLLACHLDIPVINAGDGMHEHPSQALLDAFTMLRHRKSLSGLRVAIVGDVYHSRVARSNAHLLSKLSAQVTLCGPPELAPEVASTLAPGVRVTRHMEDALRGADVVMMLRVQKERLAGQSIKVADYVAGYQLTPERLKLARRDALVMHPGPMIRGMELTSEVADGSQSAIREQVQNGVAMRMAILARSLGAAK
- the miaA gene encoding tRNA (adenosine(37)-N6)-dimethylallyltransferase MiaA is translated as MTAEAAGGKRDPLLVAVVGPTGSGKSALAAALAERFHGEIVNCDSVAFYREFEIGTAKPSAEERRRAPHHLLDVVGPTEYITAGDYARRARAVLAEIRSRGHLPIVAGGSGLYLRALLEGLFPGPPRSEALRERLRASARKHGSSHLHRMLRRLDPAAAEKIHPNDAPKLIRALEVCLEARSKMTDLWRRGRDPLTGFRVLRIGLNPERNALYARINRRAKRMFEQGLVEETRRLLETYGEAARPLGSLGYRQAVQLLRGEIDPKLAVWATQQAHRNYAKRQLTWFRREPDVHWLCGFGDEGSVRDEAVRIVEAATRDRQ